A DNA window from Pseudomonas sp. B21-056 contains the following coding sequences:
- the iscA gene encoding iron-sulfur cluster assembly protein IscA yields MAIQMTEAAARHIERSLAGRGKGEGIRLGVRTTGCSGLAYVLEFVDEVGEDDQVFESHGQKVIIDPKSLTYLDGTELDFVKEGLNEGFKFNNPNVRGECGCGESFNI; encoded by the coding sequence ATGGCTATCCAGATGACAGAAGCAGCCGCCAGGCACATAGAGCGCTCCCTCGCGGGGCGCGGCAAGGGCGAGGGCATCCGCCTGGGTGTTCGCACCACGGGTTGTTCCGGCCTTGCCTATGTACTGGAATTCGTCGATGAAGTCGGCGAAGACGATCAGGTGTTCGAGAGTCATGGTCAGAAAGTGATCATCGACCCGAAGAGCCTGACGTACCTGGACGGCACTGAGCTGGATTTCGTCAAGGAAGGGTTGAACGAAGGCTTCAAGTTCAACAACCCCAACGTGCGCGGTGAATGTGGCTGCGGCGAAAGCTTCAACATCTGA
- a CDS encoding IscS subfamily cysteine desulfurase: MKLPIYLDYSATTPVDPRVAQKMSECLLVDGNFGNPASRSHVFGWKAEESVENARRQVADLVNADPREIVWTSGATESDNLAIKGVAHFYHTKGKHLITSKIEHKAVLDTMRQLEREGFEVTYIEPGEDGLITPAMVESALRDDTILVSIMHVNNEIGTVNDIEAIGELTRSRGILFHVDAAQSTGKVDIDLSKLKVDLMSFSAHKTYGPKGIGALYVSRKPRVRLEATMHGGGHERGMRSGTLATHQIVGMGEAFRVAKEDMAAENVRIKALSDRFFKQVEHLEELYVNGSMTARVPHNLNLSFNYVEGESLIMALKDLAVSSGSACTSASLEPSYVLRALGRNDELAHSSIRFTFGRFTTEEEIDYAAQKVCEAVTKLRALSPLWDMYKDGVDISKIEWAAH, translated from the coding sequence ATGAAATTGCCGATTTACCTTGATTACTCTGCGACCACCCCGGTTGATCCGCGTGTCGCGCAGAAAATGAGTGAATGCCTGCTGGTCGACGGAAACTTCGGTAACCCGGCCTCCCGCTCCCACGTGTTCGGCTGGAAGGCCGAGGAGTCGGTCGAGAACGCCCGTCGCCAGGTCGCCGACCTGGTCAACGCCGACCCGCGTGAAATCGTCTGGACCTCCGGTGCCACCGAGTCCGACAACCTGGCAATCAAGGGTGTCGCGCACTTCTATCACACCAAGGGCAAGCACCTGATCACCTCCAAGATCGAGCACAAGGCTGTCCTGGACACCATGCGCCAACTGGAGCGTGAAGGTTTCGAAGTCACCTACATCGAGCCTGGCGAAGACGGCCTGATCACCCCGGCCATGGTTGAGTCCGCACTGCGCGACGACACCATCCTGGTTTCGATCATGCACGTGAACAACGAAATCGGCACCGTCAACGACATCGAAGCCATCGGCGAACTGACCCGTTCCCGGGGCATCCTGTTCCACGTCGACGCGGCCCAGTCCACCGGCAAGGTCGACATCGACCTGTCGAAGCTCAAAGTCGACCTGATGTCGTTCTCCGCCCACAAGACCTACGGTCCTAAAGGTATCGGCGCGCTGTACGTGAGCCGCAAGCCGCGTGTTCGCCTCGAAGCGACCATGCACGGCGGCGGTCACGAGCGTGGCATGCGTTCCGGCACCCTGGCGACCCACCAGATCGTCGGCATGGGCGAAGCCTTCCGCGTAGCCAAGGAAGACATGGCTGCCGAGAACGTGCGCATCAAAGCCCTGAGCGACCGCTTCTTCAAGCAGGTCGAGCACCTGGAAGAGCTCTACGTCAACGGCAGCATGACCGCCCGCGTACCGCACAACCTGAACCTGAGCTTCAACTACGTTGAAGGCGAGTCGCTGATCATGGCGCTCAAGGACCTGGCCGTGTCGTCCGGTTCGGCGTGCACCTCGGCGTCCCTCGAGCCTTCGTATGTACTGCGTGCCCTGGGCCGCAACGACGAACTGGCCCACAGCTCGATCCGCTTTACCTTCGGCCGCTTCACCACCGAAGAAGAAATCGATTACGCCGCGCAGAAGGTCTGCGAGGCCGTCACCAAGCTGCGCGCACTGTCGCCGCTGTGGGACATGTACAAAGACGGCGTCGACATTTCGAAAATCGAATGGGCGGCGCACTGA
- the trmJ gene encoding tRNA (cytosine(32)/uridine(32)-2'-O)-methyltransferase TrmJ — protein MLQNIRVVLVNTSHPGNIGGAARAMKNMGLSRLVLVEPRLFPHHEADARASGAGDILAGAQVVASLEDALVGCNLVLGTSARDRRIPWPMLDPRECGTKVVEEAAQGIEIALVFGREDSGLTNDELHRCHFHVHIPSDPGFSSLNLGAAVQVLSYEVRMAWLAAEGKPSKVEKYEVTSPRSETLATMDELERFYEHLEQALVDIEFLDPDKPRHLMARLRRLYGRSSVSRAEMNILRGILTETQKAARGELIKRKD, from the coding sequence TTGTTGCAGAACATTCGTGTCGTCCTGGTCAATACCAGTCATCCGGGCAATATCGGCGGAGCTGCGCGGGCCATGAAGAACATGGGCCTGTCGCGGCTGGTGCTGGTCGAGCCTCGCTTGTTTCCCCATCACGAAGCCGATGCCCGGGCTTCCGGCGCTGGTGACATCCTGGCCGGTGCGCAGGTCGTTGCCAGCCTGGAAGACGCCCTGGTGGGCTGCAACCTGGTGCTCGGCACCAGTGCCCGCGACCGCCGCATCCCCTGGCCCATGCTCGACCCCCGCGAATGCGGGACGAAAGTGGTCGAGGAAGCCGCGCAGGGCATCGAAATCGCTTTGGTGTTCGGTCGTGAAGACTCCGGCCTGACCAACGACGAGCTGCATCGATGTCACTTTCACGTGCATATCCCTTCCGACCCCGGATTCAGTTCGCTGAACCTTGGGGCGGCGGTGCAGGTGTTGAGTTATGAAGTGCGCATGGCCTGGCTGGCGGCCGAAGGCAAGCCGAGCAAGGTGGAAAAATACGAGGTGACGTCGCCGCGCAGTGAGACACTGGCGACCATGGATGAACTGGAGCGATTCTATGAACACCTGGAACAGGCCCTGGTGGACATCGAATTTCTCGACCCGGACAAGCCTCGGCACTTGATGGCGCGCCTGCGTCGGTTGTACGGACGAAGCTCGGTCAGCCGGGCGGAGATGAATATATTGCGCGGCATCCTCACGGAAACCCAGAAAGCGGCCCGTGGCGAGCTGATTAAGCGGAAGGATTAA
- the cysE gene encoding serine O-acetyltransferase: MFDRLREDIQSVFHRDPAARNAFEVLTCYPGMHAIWIHRLSGALWGMGWKWLARLVSNFGRWLTGIEIHPGAKVGRRFFIDHGMGIVIGETAEIGDDVTLYQGVTLGGTSWNKGKRHPTLGDGVVVGAGAKVLGPFTVGAGAKVGSNAVVTKAVPPGATVVGIPGRIIVKSDDEQDARRKAMAEKIGFDAYGVGEDMPDPVARAINQLLDHLQAVDGRLEGMCGALKDLGSNYCAKELPELREEDFACVKDKDQSQVG; this comes from the coding sequence ATGTTCGATCGTTTGCGTGAAGATATCCAAAGCGTTTTCCATCGTGACCCGGCGGCGCGCAACGCCTTTGAAGTGCTGACCTGCTATCCGGGCATGCATGCCATCTGGATCCATCGGTTGTCCGGTGCGTTGTGGGGCATGGGCTGGAAGTGGCTGGCGCGGCTGGTCTCGAACTTCGGCCGCTGGCTGACCGGGATCGAGATCCATCCGGGGGCCAAGGTCGGTCGTCGGTTCTTCATCGACCACGGCATGGGCATCGTCATTGGCGAAACCGCAGAGATCGGCGATGACGTGACCCTGTACCAGGGCGTGACCCTGGGCGGCACCAGCTGGAACAAGGGCAAGCGCCACCCGACCCTGGGCGACGGCGTGGTGGTGGGCGCAGGCGCCAAGGTGCTCGGCCCGTTCACCGTCGGGGCCGGGGCGAAAGTCGGTTCCAATGCCGTGGTCACCAAGGCCGTGCCACCGGGCGCGACCGTGGTGGGCATTCCGGGGCGGATCATCGTCAAGTCCGATGACGAGCAGGATGCCCGGCGCAAGGCCATGGCCGAGAAGATCGGCTTCGACGCCTACGGTGTCGGCGAAGACATGCCCGACCCGGTCGCCCGCGCCATCAACCAGTTGCTCGATCACCTGCAGGCCGTCGATGGGCGCCTGGAGGGGATGTGCGGGGCCCTGAAGGACCTGGGCAGTAATTACTGTGCCAAGGAACTGCCTGAACTGCGCGAAGAGGATTTCGCGTGTGTGAAGGATAAGGATCAGAGTCAGGTCGGCTGA
- the iscU gene encoding Fe-S cluster assembly scaffold IscU — MAYSEKVIDHYENPRNVGKMDAQDPDVGTGMVGAPACGDVMRLQIKVNEQGIIEDAKFKTYGCGSAIASSSLATEWMKGKTLDEAETIKNTQLAEELALPPVKIHCSVLAEDAIKAAVRDYKQKKGLI, encoded by the coding sequence ATGGCATATAGCGAAAAGGTCATCGACCACTACGAGAACCCGCGCAACGTCGGCAAGATGGACGCGCAGGATCCTGATGTCGGCACCGGCATGGTCGGCGCCCCGGCATGCGGCGACGTGATGCGCCTGCAGATCAAGGTCAACGAGCAAGGCATCATCGAAGACGCCAAGTTCAAGACCTACGGCTGCGGCTCGGCGATTGCGTCCAGCTCCCTGGCCACCGAGTGGATGAAGGGCAAGACCCTTGATGAAGCCGAAACCATCAAGAACACCCAGCTGGCCGAAGAACTGGCCCTGCCGCCAGTGAAAATCCACTGCTCGGTACTCGCTGAAGACGCCATCAAGGCCGCTGTTCGCGACTACAAGCAGAAGAAAGGCTTGATCTGA
- the iscR gene encoding Fe-S cluster assembly transcriptional regulator IscR gives MRLTTKGRYAVTAMLDLALHAQHGPVSLADISERQGISLSYLEQLFAKLRRSNLVSSVRGPGGGYQLSRDMQGIQVAQVIDAVNESVDATKCQGLGDCHGGDTCLTHHLWCDLSLQIHEFLSGISLADLVTRREVQEVAQRQDQRRCNGRAPHLDKIEASAVE, from the coding sequence ATGCGACTGACTACAAAAGGCCGATACGCCGTGACCGCAATGCTGGATCTGGCATTGCATGCGCAGCACGGGCCGGTGTCCCTGGCCGATATCTCCGAGCGCCAGGGCATTTCCCTGTCTTACCTTGAACAGCTGTTCGCCAAGCTGCGTCGCAGCAACCTGGTGTCCAGCGTGCGTGGTCCCGGTGGCGGCTATCAGCTGTCGCGGGACATGCAAGGCATCCAGGTCGCCCAGGTGATCGATGCGGTGAACGAATCGGTCGATGCGACCAAATGTCAGGGGTTGGGCGACTGCCATGGCGGCGATACTTGCCTGACCCATCATCTGTGGTGCGATTTGAGCCTGCAGATCCACGAATTTCTGAGCGGTATCAGCTTGGCTGACCTTGTCACCCGCCGTGAGGTGCAAGAAGTAGCCCAGCGTCAGGACCAGCGCCGTTGCAATGGCAGGGCGCCGCACCTGGACAAGATTGAAGCGTCCGCCGTCGAATGA